From Clostridia bacterium:
ACGGCTCCTCACCGGTTTCCACCTGCCACCGGCTCTCTAGAGAGGGTTACCGCTAGTTTCCCCGGCATTGCGTTGCCCTTGGGGCTTTGCTGCATATTATACTATAGCGGCTTGTCCGGCGCAACTCGATTTTCGCCGGCGACCATCCTCAGGAAATAACGGTGTACTCTCAGGTCGGGAGTCAGTTCGGGATGAAAGGTACAGGCCAGCCACCTACCCTGCCTCACCAGGACCGGTCGATCCTTAAAACTGGCCAGCACCGCCACTCCGTCGCCCACCCTTTCCACTACAGGCGCCCGGATGAATACCGCACGCAGGGGTTCGGGCCCTAACGCCGGGACCTCAAGATCCACCTCAAAGCTGTCTACCTGGCGCCCGTAGGCATTGCGCCGTACCACCAGGTCCATGGCCTCCAGGGTGCCGGGCGCCTCGCCCCACACTTCCTTGGCGAGTAAGATCATGCCGGCGCAGGTACCGAAGGTAGCCAGACCGTCTTGTATCCGGGTCTTTATCTCTCCAAAAAGGCCGCGCTCGTGCAACAAACGGCTGATGGTCGTGCTTTCGCCGCCGGGAAGGATGAGGCCATCGAGTTGATCCAAATCCTGTGGATAACGCACTTCCACGCTCTGAACGCCGCAGCGTTCCAGCAT
This genomic window contains:
- the pdxT gene encoding pyridoxal 5'-phosphate synthase glutaminase subunit PdxT, which translates into the protein MQGAFREHRMMLERCGVQSVEVRYPQDLDQLDGLILPGGESTTISRLLHERGLFGEIKTRIQDGLATFGTCAGMILLAKEVWGEAPGTLEAMDLVVRRNAYGRQVDSFEVDLEVPALGPEPLRAVFIRAPVVERVGDGVAVLASFKDRPVLVRQGRWLACTFHPELTPDLRVHRYFLRMVAGENRVAPDKPL